GGGCCGGTCTTGACCTGCGTGACCCAGTCGACCGAGCACAGGTAGTGCCACAGGGCGCGCTCGGCGGCCGGGGTCGAGCAGAGCATCGCCCGCACACTCGCCGTGTTCAACGGCTGCTTGGCGTCGCCCCACGTGTCGTCCACCTCGTAGGCCAGGAGCCCCTCGACCGTGCCGTCCGCCGCCCGGTACACCGCGAAGAACGGCTCGGTCCACTTCGAGTCGAGACGCAGGGCGCCCGTCTTGAGCTGCCACAGCCAGTCACCGCGGCTGACGGCACCCGGCGTGGCGCGGCGCAGCCGGTCGTGCAGTTCGGGGCCGATTTTGCGTACCTCGTCGGGGCCCACCAGGTCGATACGGGCGCCCGCGCCCAGGTCCGGCCCGCGGCGGTCGAGGCCGGTGCGCGGGAGGTCGATGCTCCACTCGGCGGCCGAGGTGGCGGGGCCGAAGCCGTAGCGGCCGTAGATCCGGTACTCGGCGGCGATCAGCGTGGCCACGACGTCCCCGCGTTCCTTCGCGACGGCGAGGTCGTGGTTCATCATGCGGGTGAGCAGACCGCGCCGGCGATGGGTGGCGGTCACGGTGACGCCGGTTATCCCGTCGGCGGTCACGAACTCGCCCCCGACCGCCGTGACCTCCTGCTCGAAGGACCGGAAGGTCGCCACGCAACGGTCCCCCTCGAAGGCCCCGAGGTACCGCCCTGGCTCGAACTGACTCCTCCGGGCCTCCAGCTCCGCCTCCGCCACGACCGGCTCCCGCAGAAACCCGACGTGCACGGCCCGAAGCCACTCGGGAAACTCAGCCTCGGTGATCGGACGGACCTTTGTGCTGTCGGTGTGCGAGTGAGCGCGGACCATAGGGTCACCGTAGGGGACAGCATGGATGGTGTCGTGCAAATATTCGGGCCCGTTCAGGGAAGAGCGCGCACGATGTCCAGTATTTGCTCCATCGAGCCCACTACGACCTCGGCGCCCGCGTCTCTCAGCATCCGCTCCTTGGTCTCGTTACGCGCGTAGCCGAGGAACGAGACCCCGGCTTGCTGTGCGGCTTGGAGGTCGGTCGGGGCGTCGCCGATCATCAGGGTGACCGAGGGATCGGCGCCCATGGCCTTGATGGCCTCTTCCAGGCAGTAAGGGTTGGGCTTCATCAGGTCGAGGTCCTGGGTGCGGCCGTAGACGTACGGGAAGCAGTCCTTCAGCTCTCGACTCTCGACGTACGCCACTGCCGCGAGGGCGGCGTTGTTGGTGGTGATCGCGAATCTGACATCGCGCGAGGACCAAGTCCTGATCAACGGGTCGGCGTGCGGGGTGGGCATCGCCTTGGGAACGGCCCTCAACTCCCGCTGGGTGAGCCACTCCTCAAGTTCGAGGACCAGGTCGCTTCCCCTGCGCTGTTCATGGACCCTACGCAAGGGTTGATGGGAATCAAAGGCGGATCGTTCCTTCTCGGTCAGAAGGACGCCCATGCCCAACTGATCGATCTTGTCCACCAGTTCGTTGGCTATCTCATGAGCGGGATACCCCGCGAACAGGCGGCAGATCGGCCCGTCCAGGTCCCAGAGCACATACCTGGCGGAGGTGACCAGTGATGCGAGTCGTGCTGTCTCTGCTGTCACCGGTTCAGTGTGCGTCGTCTCAGGAGTCACTAGGAGAGTGTCAGGTCCGTCGTGATGGTTTCCCAGAGGGCGTCGAACCACTTCTGCGACTGCTCGACGAACGCGGCGTCGCGGTCGCCGGCGCCCTTCTCGAAGGAGAAGAGGAGGGAAGCCGAGCCGAGGACGTCGTACATGTCGAGCATGCCACTGTCGGACATCTCCTCACGGCGCGTCACCATGTAGTACGCGATCAACGCCTCCGAGTCGTTGAGGAGGTACAGCTTCACCGGCGGTGTGAACGGCAGCGCCCTGAACGTGACCTTGACGTCGATGCCGTGGGACGAGCGCAGGGCCTGGAGGTTGTGGCGCAGGACGTGGCCCTGGGCGTTGCGCTGGGTCAGCCAGCGCTCGTGGACCGGGTTGTCGTCCTGCGGGACCTCAACCGGGACGGGGAAGGCGAGAGTGATCTCCCGGGACGGCAGCAGGATGCGGACGTCGATCGACTCGGGGTGGATGGTGCCCTCGTGGATGAGGCGCAGCGGTTCGCCCAGGGCCACCATCAGCGTCTCGGCGGTGAGGCAGGCGGCGTCGATCCGGACGTTCGGGGCGGTGAAGGCCTCCGACAGGCGGGGGGCCAGGCCGACCATCGTGGGCTGCGGCTCACCGGTCACCGGCACCCGCTCCGCGATCCGCGGCGGACTCCCCTTGCTCACGTTGCTGAGCAATCCGTCCTCCTGCAGCGCGCGCAGTGCCTGGCGGACCGCGCCCCGTTCCACACCGAACTCCTCCGCCAGTTCGGCCTGAGTGGGCAGGCGGTCGCCCGCCTTGAGGTCACCCGCGCGGATGCGGTCCCGCAGGGTGTCGGCGATTTCCTGGGGCGAGAGCCTTCTGCTGCCGTTCACTGCCACGTTCTCCTGAGTCACGACCAAACGCTACAACTCCAGTCAGCGCAGCCGAGTCCCGTGGAGAAGTCGACGAGAAGAACTACGTCAGCAGGTCCTCCACCTGCGCCTCGCCCTCCCGGTACCGCCGGGTGATCTCCCCGCTGCACTCGTCCGCCGTCCGCTGCAGCCGCTGGCGTCGCCCGGACACCTGCTGCTCGTAGCGCACGAGCCGGCCCATCGCGGTGTTCAGCTCCAGGTCGGTGCGTGCGTCGAGGTCCGACAGTTCGACCTCGGCGAGCATCTCCGCGGCCAGGAGCCGGTACTTCTCGCTGTACGGCGTGCCCAGCGTGACGTGGCGTGCCGAGGAGCGGTGGCGGGCCGGGGCGTCCGTGAGGATCTCCGGGAGCCGCTCGAAGACCGACCCCTCGCCGGCGTCCTCGAAGGCCCCGGCGGCCGACGGGGACCGGTGTGCCAGTTCCGCGCGGAGGATGTCGATACGGCCCTGCAACAGCCGTCGGACATAGCTGAGGTCCGCCTCGTCCCGCTGGGCGTCCCGGCGCAGGGTGCGCAGTTCGGGCAGGCTCAGCGCGGGGAGTTCGTGGTCGGGCGGCTCCGAGGGCAGCAGGCGGCTGTCCGTTCGCTGTGCGGGTGGCCGGGGTGCCTCCGGGGTCGCCCTGCGGGCAGCGCCCTGCGATCGCGGTGTCTCGGGGCCCGCCCCGCGGCCCGGCCCGGAATGATGCCCAGTACTCGGTGTGCTCATGCGCCTCTATCGTCCCCTCGACCGGCGTGTGGAAGCATCGTGCCACCCCAAGTGGCCGCTATGTGACCGAGTGCCCCCGAACGGCCCTGATCGGCCCTGATCGGCACCAGATGGGGGGTTAGGGATCAAAAGGCAAACCCGCGCACGGTCCCGTCCAAAGGGCCCGGCATGATGGCCGTATGCGTGCAGTGGTGCAGAGGGTGGACGGCGCGAGCGTCGTCGTCGACGGTGAGACGGTCGGGGAGATCAACGGCGAAGGACTCTGTGTCCTCGTCGGGGTCACCCACGAGGACACCAAGGAGAAGGCGGCCC
This is a stretch of genomic DNA from Streptomyces sp. NBC_00285. It encodes these proteins:
- a CDS encoding HAD family hydrolase, translated to MTAETARLASLVTSARYVLWDLDGPICRLFAGYPAHEIANELVDKIDQLGMGVLLTEKERSAFDSHQPLRRVHEQRRGSDLVLELEEWLTQRELRAVPKAMPTPHADPLIRTWSSRDVRFAITTNNAALAAVAYVESRELKDCFPYVYGRTQDLDLMKPNPYCLEEAIKAMGADPSVTLMIGDAPTDLQAAQQAGVSFLGYARNETKERMLRDAGAEVVVGSMEQILDIVRALP
- a CDS encoding RsiG family protein, encoding MSTPSTGHHSGPGRGAGPETPRSQGAARRATPEAPRPPAQRTDSRLLPSEPPDHELPALSLPELRTLRRDAQRDEADLSYVRRLLQGRIDILRAELAHRSPSAAGAFEDAGEGSVFERLPEILTDAPARHRSSARHVTLGTPYSEKYRLLAAEMLAEVELSDLDARTDLELNTAMGRLVRYEQQVSGRRQRLQRTADECSGEITRRYREGEAQVEDLLT
- a CDS encoding winged helix-turn-helix domain-containing protein; this translates as MVVTQENVAVNGSRRLSPQEIADTLRDRIRAGDLKAGDRLPTQAELAEEFGVERGAVRQALRALQEDGLLSNVSKGSPPRIAERVPVTGEPQPTMVGLAPRLSEAFTAPNVRIDAACLTAETLMVALGEPLRLIHEGTIHPESIDVRILLPSREITLAFPVPVEVPQDDNPVHERWLTQRNAQGHVLRHNLQALRSSHGIDVKVTFRALPFTPPVKLYLLNDSEALIAYYMVTRREEMSDSGMLDMYDVLGSASLLFSFEKGAGDRDAAFVEQSQKWFDALWETITTDLTLS
- a CDS encoding GNAT family N-acetyltransferase produces the protein MVRAHSHTDSTKVRPITEAEFPEWLRAVHVGFLREPVVAEAELEARRSQFEPGRYLGAFEGDRCVATFRSFEQEVTAVGGEFVTADGITGVTVTATHRRRGLLTRMMNHDLAVAKERGDVVATLIAAEYRIYGRYGFGPATSAAEWSIDLPRTGLDRRGPDLGAGARIDLVGPDEVRKIGPELHDRLRRATPGAVSRGDWLWQLKTGALRLDSKWTEPFFAVYRAADGTVEGLLAYEVDDTWGDAKQPLNTASVRAMLCSTPAAERALWHYLCSVDWVTQVKTGPRAPDDLLPHLLPDPRAARITTQSDWLWVRILDVVRALESRTYEGEGTLVLEVVDPAGLAGGRYRLDVSPAGASCTATTESADLTLDVGELAALWLGDESAVRLVALGRVQEEQAGAGRGADALLRTSRRPWCPDMF